A window of Pirellula sp. SH-Sr6A contains these coding sequences:
- a CDS encoding RluA family pseudouridine synthase translates to MVLPLDEIEFPQDGSEQDPSLPLAPSNTDPLPPRRDVLLEVCEEHSGKRIDLFMTLKLDGYSRVFLRRLITEEQVSVDGRPVKPAFKVFAGQKVAIDLLPPPPTDGPIAEDIPLDILYEDEGMVIINKPAGMVVHPAKGHWSGTLTAALAHHFQQLSDAGGATRPGIVHRLDRDTSGVIAIAKTNEVHFKLSAQFEARDVTKTYMAIVSGSLDRDRDWIHQPIGHHPYHREKMAIRSGHPSSRDASTFFEVKERFRGYALLEVQPKTGRTHQIRLHLAHIGCPVLCDRLYGGHAQVTRGQLLRRVAQGLPARPGDDTIEMERQALHAYQLEFAHPKTGEPMRFNAPLPPDFESVLKVLREGQ, encoded by the coding sequence ATGGTTCTGCCTCTTGATGAGATTGAGTTTCCGCAGGATGGTTCCGAACAGGATCCCTCCCTGCCGCTAGCTCCCTCGAATACCGACCCGCTCCCCCCTCGGCGCGATGTCCTTCTCGAAGTTTGCGAAGAGCATTCGGGAAAGCGCATCGACTTGTTCATGACCCTCAAACTGGATGGGTACAGCCGCGTCTTTCTCCGCCGTTTGATTACGGAAGAACAAGTCTCGGTGGACGGTCGGCCCGTGAAGCCTGCGTTCAAGGTATTCGCGGGACAGAAGGTTGCCATCGATCTGCTTCCTCCCCCCCCGACCGATGGACCGATCGCAGAAGACATCCCCCTCGACATTCTCTACGAAGACGAAGGGATGGTGATCATCAATAAACCGGCGGGTATGGTGGTACATCCAGCGAAGGGGCATTGGTCAGGCACTCTCACGGCCGCGCTCGCACACCACTTTCAACAGCTTAGCGATGCGGGAGGTGCGACGCGTCCCGGGATCGTTCACCGCCTGGACCGCGATACGAGCGGCGTTATTGCGATTGCGAAGACCAACGAAGTTCACTTCAAGCTCAGTGCCCAGTTCGAAGCTCGTGATGTGACAAAGACATACATGGCGATCGTGTCGGGTTCGCTGGATCGGGATCGCGATTGGATTCATCAGCCGATTGGTCATCATCCCTATCATCGAGAAAAGATGGCGATTCGTTCCGGGCATCCATCGAGCCGTGACGCTTCGACGTTTTTTGAGGTCAAGGAGCGATTCCGCGGTTACGCATTGCTGGAGGTTCAACCGAAAACGGGGCGAACGCATCAGATCCGACTGCACTTGGCCCATATTGGCTGTCCTGTCTTGTGCGATCGCCTCTACGGAGGCCATGCACAGGTAACCCGAGGTCAGCTGCTTCGCCGCGTCGCCCAAGGACTTCCAGCCCGTCCTGGGGATGACACCATCGAGATGGAACGGCAAGCGCTTCATGCGTACCAACTGGAATTTGCGCATCCTAAGACAGGGGAGCCGATGCGATTTAACGCCCCCCTTCCGCCTGATTTTGAAAGCGTATTAAAGGTCCTCCGCGAAGGCCAATAA
- a CDS encoding Gfo/Idh/MocA family protein produces the protein MSQSSRRSFIQKAAAASAGVAAVPYFHTAANATYASPNDRFKIGCIGVGSMGTGDARGHANFGDIVAVCDVDSNHMDRARNDDKIGKGKADAYKDYRKLLDRKDIEVVSIVTPDHWHTKIAIEALQAGKHVFCQKPLTLTLQENLLIRAACKANPKLVFVVGTQQRSDKDRFLRAVNMAQKGLLGDLTRITCGINGSPTGGPFEKGTPPAQLDWDMWLGQAPKVDYIEKRCHYEFRWWYEYSGGKFTDWGAHHIDIALWAAKLTEQGSGPVEIDGRDAKHPVEFKDGNPTVDNQYNTSHDFNIIHKMPNGLEIVVTSRGRNGLLIEGSKGRIFVNREKIEGQPIEENWDKDAFTPEDLVDLYKSKKFEGHKQNFYTCIREGGLPVSDVYSHLQTMNMCHLSAIAGRLNRVIKWNPATEKIEGDELAASMQARVQRKGFEIPVVG, from the coding sequence ATGTCACAATCGTCTCGCCGTTCCTTTATTCAGAAAGCCGCCGCTGCGAGTGCAGGCGTGGCTGCAGTCCCCTACTTTCACACCGCTGCCAATGCGACGTATGCCTCCCCCAACGACCGTTTTAAAATCGGATGTATCGGGGTCGGTAGCATGGGAACCGGGGATGCACGCGGGCATGCGAACTTCGGTGACATCGTCGCGGTTTGCGATGTCGATTCCAATCACATGGATCGCGCACGCAACGATGATAAGATCGGCAAAGGCAAGGCGGATGCTTACAAGGACTATCGGAAGCTCCTTGATCGCAAAGACATCGAAGTAGTCAGCATCGTTACACCGGACCATTGGCACACGAAGATCGCTATCGAAGCGCTTCAAGCGGGTAAACATGTCTTCTGTCAAAAGCCTTTGACGCTCACTCTGCAAGAAAACCTACTCATCCGCGCTGCTTGCAAAGCCAATCCGAAGTTGGTCTTCGTCGTCGGAACACAGCAACGCTCGGATAAAGATCGATTTCTTCGCGCCGTCAACATGGCACAAAAAGGTCTGCTGGGTGATCTGACGCGGATCACGTGCGGCATCAACGGCAGCCCCACGGGCGGTCCGTTTGAAAAGGGGACACCACCCGCCCAACTGGATTGGGACATGTGGCTCGGGCAAGCTCCGAAAGTGGACTACATCGAAAAACGATGCCACTACGAGTTCCGCTGGTGGTATGAATACTCCGGAGGCAAATTCACCGACTGGGGAGCCCACCACATCGATATTGCTCTGTGGGCAGCCAAGCTCACCGAGCAAGGTTCTGGGCCCGTCGAAATCGACGGCCGCGATGCCAAGCATCCGGTGGAATTCAAAGATGGTAACCCGACAGTCGACAACCAATACAACACCTCCCACGACTTCAATATCATCCACAAGATGCCGAACGGTTTGGAGATCGTGGTGACCAGCCGAGGCCGAAACGGGCTTCTCATCGAAGGCTCCAAAGGACGTATCTTCGTCAACCGGGAGAAAATCGAAGGACAGCCCATCGAAGAGAATTGGGACAAGGACGCGTTTACCCCAGAAGACTTGGTCGATCTCTACAAGAGCAAGAAGTTTGAAGGCCACAAACAGAACTTCTATACCTGTATCCGCGAAGGGGGACTGCCGGTGTCGGACGTTTACTCGCACCTTCAAACGATGAACATGTGCCACTTGTCCGCCATCGCCGGCCGCCTGAATCGCGTGATCAAATGGAATCCGGCGACTGAGAAGATCGAAGGTGATGAGCTCGCCGCCTCCATGCAAGCTCGAGTCCAACGCAAAGGTTTCGAGATCCCCGTCGTCGGCTAA
- a CDS encoding DUF533 domain-containing protein, whose translation MLRPFTQWFLNESFSNSVMTLDHFTLLNRQLLECLQADATSPVAALSSIVSGTSLGERIAKAPACIGSFQHLDSIVRAALQRPSLALRFRSVEREMPDDAVHADESISTIPNDVRALVLLRAMIAAANADGEIDSTELVQIEDNSARLQLPESARTWLRCELKTPRNVYSIASITEQPADAVAAYIVSHLIVDHQNEAEQAFLDELAGALQLTPRMVMEIEQVLHDPT comes from the coding sequence ATGTTGCGACCATTTACTCAGTGGTTTCTTAATGAATCCTTCTCGAACTCCGTCATGACCCTCGACCATTTCACCTTGTTGAATCGGCAACTGCTCGAGTGCCTTCAAGCGGACGCAACCTCCCCTGTCGCAGCATTGAGCAGTATTGTCTCGGGAACCTCTTTGGGGGAGCGGATTGCGAAAGCCCCTGCCTGCATTGGCTCATTTCAGCACCTTGATTCGATAGTTCGCGCCGCTCTTCAGCGGCCATCTCTCGCTCTTAGGTTTCGCTCCGTGGAACGAGAAATGCCTGACGACGCGGTGCATGCGGACGAATCGATTTCAACGATTCCAAACGACGTTCGGGCTCTGGTCTTGCTTCGGGCGATGATCGCTGCGGCGAATGCGGATGGAGAGATCGATTCCACCGAGCTAGTGCAGATTGAAGATAATTCAGCGCGGTTGCAACTCCCCGAATCCGCCCGCACTTGGCTTCGATGTGAGCTGAAAACACCTCGCAATGTCTACAGCATTGCCTCCATCACGGAGCAGCCCGCCGACGCGGTCGCCGCCTACATCGTCTCGCATTTGATTGTCGATCACCAAAACGAAGCCGAGCAAGCATTCCTCGATGAATTGGCAGGCGCTCTTCAACTCACGCCACGCATGGTGATGGAGATTGAGCAAGTCCTGCACGATCCGACCTGA